A single window of Arcobacter venerupis DNA harbors:
- a CDS encoding YceI family protein, whose amino-acid sequence MFKLLIILSLVLFANASNLSVQNGEIIAHTEVFGDSQINPSTKDVRADLTMNDSIESIKGKIYFDTLSLISDEKTRDEHMYKLLNIEKYKTISCDIRSITKVGNDYELQGVLTLNGISKNLKAKVSITQANNLISLKGNFSFNLTDFSMEPPKMMFLTVRNQIDISYNINLEVR is encoded by the coding sequence ATGTTTAAGTTATTAATAATTTTAAGTTTAGTTTTATTTGCAAATGCAAGTAATCTTAGTGTTCAAAATGGTGAGATAATTGCTCACACAGAAGTTTTTGGAGATAGTCAAATAAATCCATCTACAAAAGATGTTAGAGCTGATTTAACAATGAATGATTCAATAGAATCAATCAAAGGCAAAATCTATTTTGATACTTTATCTTTAATTAGTGATGAAAAAACTAGAGATGAACATATGTATAAACTGCTAAATATTGAGAAATATAAAACTATTTCTTGCGATATTAGAAGTATTACAAAAGTTGGGAATGATTATGAATTACAAGGTGTTTTAACTTTAAATGGTATTTCAAAAAATCTAAAAGCAAAAGTATCTATAACTCAAGCTAATAATCTAATTTCTCTTAAAGGAAATTTCTCATTTAATCTTACAGATTTTTCAATGGAACCACCAAAAATGATGTTTTTAACAGTTAGAAATCAAATTGATATTTCTTATAATATCAATTTAGAAGTTAGATAG
- a CDS encoding sensor histidine kinase, with the protein MTTNLSIKKKLLIYSFFIQVIVLVIFSFSIYKALEISTLDRYQATLKVILLDIVDDLKEKNNIVDNELDEEKEYNFEPLYIRILDNKDNTKIIQTSNFPNDLHSDNTYLDSLKDGVINFQEQDIYLVSRIKINFNASLKIIVEIATTKDMLWTTLENLLYILFFIVPIVLIFAVIGGNFLIYKSFSPIEKVLEELKSITAIDLTARLKSSNNQDEINQLINEINNLLERLESSFERISQFSSDASHELKTPLTIIKGEMEIALRKDRSLEEYKQTLNTSLEEVIVIEQTINDLLFLAKNEKDLISNDMQTLTYFDEIIDESINEVKNFAKLHQIKIKFNLIDTIEIRGYSNLLKIAIKNILKNAIQFSHENSEILVKSYKKDELFNISIQDFGIGIEKKEQNKIFEKFYRTDKSRNKNSGGTGLGMSIVKKIIDIHKADVTIKSKENFGTTIILSFKNK; encoded by the coding sequence GTGACAACTAATTTATCAATAAAGAAAAAACTTCTTATTTATAGTTTTTTTATACAAGTAATCGTTCTTGTAATTTTTTCTTTTTCTATTTACAAAGCTTTGGAAATTTCTACTTTAGACAGATATCAAGCTACTTTAAAAGTAATACTTCTTGATATTGTGGATGATTTAAAAGAAAAAAATAACATTGTAGATAATGAATTAGATGAAGAAAAAGAATACAATTTTGAACCTTTATATATTAGAATATTAGATAATAAAGATAATACAAAAATAATACAAACATCAAATTTCCCAAATGATTTACATAGTGACAATACATATTTAGATTCTTTAAAAGATGGTGTTATTAATTTTCAAGAGCAAGATATTTATTTAGTTAGTAGAATAAAAATAAATTTTAATGCTTCTTTAAAAATTATAGTTGAAATTGCTACAACTAAAGATATGCTTTGGACAACATTAGAAAATTTACTTTATATTTTATTTTTTATTGTTCCTATTGTTTTAATATTTGCAGTTATTGGAGGTAATTTTTTAATATATAAATCTTTTTCACCAATAGAAAAAGTATTAGAAGAATTAAAAAGCATAACAGCAATTGATTTAACAGCTAGATTAAAAAGCTCAAATAATCAAGATGAAATAAACCAATTAATAAATGAAATAAACAATCTTCTTGAAAGATTAGAATCTTCTTTTGAAAGAATTTCTCAATTTAGTTCCGATGCTTCTCATGAATTAAAAACGCCCCTTACTATTATAAAAGGTGAAATGGAAATTGCCTTACGAAAAGATAGAAGTTTAGAGGAATATAAACAAACCTTAAATACATCCCTTGAAGAAGTTATTGTAATTGAACAAACTATAAATGATTTACTTTTTTTAGCAAAAAATGAAAAAGATCTAATTTCTAATGATATGCAAACACTTACATATTTTGATGAAATTATAGATGAATCAATAAATGAAGTTAAAAATTTTGCAAAACTTCATCAAATCAAAATTAAATTTAATCTAATTGATACTATTGAAATAAGGGGTTATTCTAATCTTTTAAAAATTGCAATTAAAAATATTTTAAAAAATGCAATTCAATTTAGTCATGAAAATTCAGAAATATTAGTAAAGTCTTATAAGAAAGATGAATTATTTAATATTAGTATTCAAGATTTTGGAATAGGGATTGAAAAAAAAGAACAGAATAAAATATTTGAAAAATTTTATAGAACAGATAAAAGTAGAAATAAAAACTCAGGTGGAACTGGTCTTGGAATGTCAATTGTTAAAAAAATTATTGATATACACAAAGCAGATGTCACAATTAAAAGTAAAGAGAATTTTGGAACTACAATTATATTATCTTTTAAGAATAAATAA
- a CDS encoding metallophosphoesterase, with product MTLSNFQTVEIFVKNEKLNDLKILHLSDLHINKKTTISQLKELVFLCNNLIFDFVVITGDIIDTKVKFIKEKLQILNELKGVVYYISGNHDLFYGLEDLKKELFNFIFMDNNCKEFIYKNETIFLAGLPDRFSKFFKIKREEKQIENYLKNEPSIFLAHQPKDYKIALNSNSTLFLCGHTHGGQIYPFHYLVKLVQPFLAGLFYKQNTAIYVNKGIGTWGINFRYKANAEITIVKLITKIVE from the coding sequence ATGACTCTTTCTAATTTTCAAACAGTTGAAATATTTGTAAAAAATGAAAAACTAAATGATTTAAAAATCTTGCATTTAAGCGATTTACATATAAATAAAAAAACAACTATTTCCCAACTTAAAGAACTTGTATTTTTGTGTAATAATTTGATTTTTGATTTTGTGGTAATAACTGGCGATATAATTGATACAAAAGTAAAGTTTATAAAAGAAAAACTTCAGATTTTAAATGAATTAAAAGGAGTTGTTTATTATATAAGTGGAAATCATGACCTCTTTTATGGTTTAGAAGATTTAAAAAAAGAGCTTTTTAATTTCATTTTTATGGATAATAATTGCAAAGAGTTTATCTATAAAAATGAAACAATTTTTTTAGCTGGACTTCCAGATAGATTTTCTAAGTTTTTTAAAATCAAAAGAGAAGAAAAACAAATAGAAAACTACTTAAAAAATGAACCCTCAATTTTTTTAGCACATCAACCAAAAGATTACAAAATTGCCCTAAACTCAAACTCAACACTTTTTTTATGTGGACATACACATGGTGGACAGATTTATCCTTTCCATTATTTAGTAAAACTTGTTCAACCTTTTTTAGCAGGACTTTTTTATAAACAAAATACAGCAATTTATGTAAATAAAGGAATTGGAACTTGGGGAATTAATTTTAGATATAAGGCAAATGCAGAAATAACAATAGTAAAATTAATAACAAAAATTGTAGAATAA
- a CDS encoding response regulator transcription factor — protein sequence MKILIIEDDLKIINFLKKGLIEECYVVDSATNGDEGLYLASVNEYDLILLDIMLPVKDGIEVCKSLRSSNNQTPIIMLTAKDSIEDKIKGLDIGANDYLAKPFSFAELLARIRVQLRVKSSIQTKITIADLELDLLNKTAKRANENIVLTSKEFTLLEYLIKNKNRVLSETAINSALSSFEDSNMSNIVNVYIYRLRNKIDKNFDLKLIKTVRGIGFRISDN from the coding sequence ATGAAAATATTAATAATAGAAGACGACCTAAAAATAATTAACTTTTTAAAAAAAGGCTTAATTGAAGAGTGTTATGTAGTTGATTCTGCAACAAATGGAGATGAAGGTTTATATTTAGCAAGTGTAAATGAGTATGATTTAATCTTACTTGATATTATGCTTCCAGTTAAAGATGGAATTGAAGTTTGCAAGAGTTTAAGAAGTTCAAATAATCAAACTCCAATCATTATGTTAACTGCAAAAGATTCAATTGAAGATAAAATCAAAGGTTTAGATATTGGTGCAAATGATTATTTAGCTAAACCTTTCTCTTTTGCTGAATTATTAGCAAGAATAAGAGTGCAATTGAGAGTGAAAAGCTCAATTCAAACAAAAATTACAATAGCTGATTTAGAACTTGATTTATTAAATAAAACAGCCAAAAGAGCAAATGAAAATATAGTTCTTACATCAAAAGAGTTCACACTTTTAGAATATCTTATAAAAAACAAAAATAGAGTTTTAAGTGAAACTGCAATAAATTCAGCTCTATCATCTTTTGAAGATTCAAATATGAGTAATATTGTAAATGTTTATATTTACAGATTAAGAAATAAAATTGATAAAAATTTTGATTTAAAACTAATTAAAACTGTACGTGGGATTGGATTTAGAATAAGTGACAACTAA